From Alosa sapidissima isolate fAloSap1 chromosome 2, fAloSap1.pri, whole genome shotgun sequence, one genomic window encodes:
- the LOC121693325 gene encoding small ubiquitin-related modifier 1-like has product MSDTETKPSTTDGGDKKDGGEYIKLKVIGQDNSEIHFKVKMTTSLKKLKESYSKRQGVQPDMLRFLFEGQRILDHQTPKELGMEDEDVIEVYQEQTGGLRMN; this is encoded by the exons ATGTCTGACACA GAAACGAAACCATCAACAACCGATGGAGGGGACAAGAAAGACGGGGGAGAGTACATTAAACTGAAAGTAATTGGTCAG GACAACAGCGAGATTCACTTCAAAGTGAAGATGACGACATCGCTGAAGAAGTTGAAAGAGTCCTACAGTAAAAGACAG GGTGTACAGCCGGACATGCTGAGGTTTCTCTTTGAGGGCCAGAGAATCTTAGACCACCAAACTCCCAAAGAG CTGGGAATGGAAGACGAAGATGTAATTGAAGTCTACCAGGAACAGACCGGGGGCTTACGGATGAATTAA